The proteins below come from a single Mangifera indica cultivar Alphonso chromosome 16, CATAS_Mindica_2.1, whole genome shotgun sequence genomic window:
- the LOC123199107 gene encoding subtilisin-like protease SBT1.9 encodes MASLMLKVVPVVLFMIFYVSSSVAPSDTYIIHMDISAMPKAYSDHHNWYLSMLSSISDTSKATATSTTIINSKLIYAYTKSIHGFSAVLSAYELEALKKFPGYISSTRDHPVTVHTTHTSQFLGLSSFSGAWSASNYGEDVIIGLVDTGIWPESQSFHDEGMTEVPSRWRGKCMAGTRFNSSLCNRKLIGAQFYNRGLIANNPKVKISMNSPRDVSGHGTHTSSIAAGSYVKGASYFGYATGTATGMAPRARLAMYKVVWKYGVYASDVVAAIDQALQDGVDVLSVSLGISLGDTLLKDDPIAVATFAAMEKGIFVVASAGNDGPLYWSLINGAPWLLTVGAGTLDRKFEGILTLGNGFQIHFNSLYPGNYSLRRMPLVYMDGCDSAAELKKVKNTIVVCKDNLSISDQVDKAISAGVSGAVFISSNSYSELYTRSSFPAAFIGLHDGRLITDYIKKNINPTGSFQFRSTVIGTKPAPRVDSYSSRGPFLSCPRVLKPDLLAPGSLILGSWSPISSVAEVGSHFLFSHFNLLTGTSMATPHVAGVAALIKAAHPHWSPAAIRSALVTTANSLDNTFNPIEDVANNNFPASPLDIGAGHINPNKALNPGLVYDATPEDYINLLCAMNCTTTQIRVITKSSHNCITRSSDLNYPSFIAFFNIYDSNPEGKIVQEFWRTVTNVGETGASYTANLIGMDDLKVYVEPQRLVFKQKHEKKSYKLSLEGPKLLKKVVVYGSLNWVDDNGQYVVRSPIVATSLVPESP; translated from the exons ATGGCAAGTCTAATGCTCAAAGTTGTACCAGTAGTTCTGTTTATGATCTTCTATGTTAGCTCCTCTGTGGCACCATCTGATACTTACATCATTCACATGGACATCTCAGCTATGCCTAAAGCTTACTCTGATCACCATAACTGGTATTTGTCCATGCTTTCTTCCATCTCAGACACTTCTAAAGCAACTGCAACATCCACCACTATCATTAATTCTAAACTTATCTATGCTTACACCAAATCAATCCATGGATTTAGCGCAGTTCTTTCTGCTTATGAGCTTGAAGCTCTTAAAAAGTTTCCAGGTTACATTTCTTCCACCAGGGACCATCCTGTTACAGTTCATACAACACACACTTCTCAATTTCTTGGGTTGAGCTCATTCTCTGGCGCCTGGTCAGCCTCAAATTATGGTGAAGATGTCATAATTGGTTTAGTTGACACTGGAATTTGGCCTGAGAGTCAGAGTTTTCATGATGAAGGAATGACAGAAGTTCCATCCAGATGGAGAGGGAAATGCATGGCTGGAACCCGGTTTAATTCTTCTTTGTGTAACAGAAAACTTATTGGAGCTCAGTTTTACAACAGGGGTCTGATTGCTAACAATCcgaaggtaaaaatttcaatgaaCTCACCAAGGGATGTCAGTGGACATGGTACACATACTTCATCCATAGCTGCTGGTAGCTATGTAAAAGGTGCATCTTATTTTGGTTATGCCACTGGTACTGCTACTGGCATGGCTCCTCGAGCTCGATTGGCCATGTACAAAGTTGTTTGGAAATATGGGGTCTATGCATCCGATGTTGTAGCAGCAATAGACCAAGCTTTGCAAGATGGGGTTGATGTTTTATCTGTGTCTTTGGGCATAAGCTTGGGTGATACACTTCTGAAAGATGATCCAATTGCTGTAGCTACTTTTGCAGCTATGGAGAAAGGCATATTTGTGGTAGCATCAGCTGGAAATGATGGCCCTCTCTATTGGAGTTTAATCAATGGGGCACCATGGCTA T TGACAGTTGGTGCTGGCACCTTAGATCGCAAATTCGAAGGAATTTTAACTCTGGGCAATGGTTTTCAAATTCACTTTAATTCCTTGTATCCTGGAAATTATTCATTAAGAAGAATGCCCCTTGTTTACATGGATGGATGTGATAGTGCAGCAGAattgaaaaaagtaaaaaacacCATTGTTGTCTGCAAGGACAATTTGAGTATAAGTGATCAAGTTGATAAAGCAATCTCTGCAGGAGTTTCTGGAGCTGTTTTCATCTCCAGCAATTCTTATTCAGAGCTCTATACCAGAAGTTCATTTCCAGCAGCATTTATTGGTCTACATGATGGACGATTAATAACAGACTACATAAAGAAGAACATTAACCCAACAGGAAGTTTTCAATTTCGAAGCACAGTTATTGGTACAAAGCCAGCACCAAGAGTAGATAGCTATAGCTCCAGAGGTCCATTTCTGAGCTGCCCTCGTGTCCTAAAGCCAGACCTTTTGGCCCCTGGCTCATTAATCTTAGGATCATGGTCTCCCATCAGTTCAGTTGCTGAGGTTGGTTCACATTTCTTGTTTAGCCATTTCAATCTCTTAACAGGCACCTCCATGGCCACGCCACATGTGGCAGGTGTGGCTGCACTGATAAAGGCAGCACACCCGCATTGGAGCCCTGCAGCCATTCGGTCAGCCCTCGTGACCACAGCCAATTCATTAGACAACACTTTCAACCCTATTGAAGATGTTGCAAATAATAATTTCCCTGCATCTCCACTGGACATTGGAGCTGGTCATATTAATCCCAACAAGGCTCTTAATCCTGGTCTTGTTTATGATGCAACACCAGAGGATTACATAAATCTTCTGTGTGCCATGAACTGCACAACTACACAAATCCGAGTCATTACAAAGTCCTCTCACAATTGCATTACCCGTTCTTCGGATCTAAACTACCCGTCTTTCATCgctttctttaatatttatgattcaAACCCAGAAGGTAAAATTGTACAAGAATTTTGGAGGACAGTAACTAATGTTGGGGAGACAGGAGCAAGTTACACTGCAAATCTGATAGGCATGGATGACTTAAAAGTCTATGTGGAGCCTCAGAGATTGGTATTCAAGCAAAAGCATGAGAAGAAAAGCTACAAGCTTAGTTTGGAGGGtccaaaattattgaaaaaggtgGTGGTTTATGGCTCTTTGAATTGGGTAGATGATAATGGTCAGTATGTGGTAAGAAGCCCAATTGTTGCCACAAGCCTTGTTCCAGAATCTCCGTGA